Proteins encoded in a region of the Elaeis guineensis isolate ETL-2024a chromosome 7, EG11, whole genome shotgun sequence genome:
- the LOC105047905 gene encoding uncharacterized protein: MLLAVEGGGFFSSSATGYSKGLALLFLGRRNEERPMRVSPWNQYKFVEEEVDPDLQLASRTNRVSCGCAHFICFGRASAGKDGPCPPKVGPIHQPETLPDSSSASDSGKLCSISDAVAVSERKTCLRSSLKKPSTSCSMLVGQADGSHDSLQEVPNSVCTCSERRKVQWTDASGLELVEIREFEPSDADSSDDEFGHGVDRSCECIIQ, encoded by the exons ATGCTATTGGCTGTGGAAGGAGGAGGATTTTTCTCATCTTCAGCTACAGGATATAGCAAAGGACTTGCTCTTTTGTTTCTAGGCCGAAGAAACGAAGAAAGACCCATGAGAGTTTCACCCTGGAACCAGTACAAGTtcgtggaagaagaagttgacccTGATCTTCAGCTGGCTTCCAGAACAAACCGAGTTTCCTGTGGATGCGCTCACTTCATCTGTTTTGGTCGCGCATCTGCAGGAAAGGATGGGCCGTGCCCTCCTAAAGTGGGTCCCATTCACCAGCCTGAAACATTGCCAGATTCCTCTTCTGCTTCAGACTCTGGCAAGCTTTGTAGCATTAGTGATGCTGTTGCTGTGAGTGAGAGGAAGACATGTCTTAGAAGCAGCCTCAAGAAGCCATCAACAAGTTGTTCTATGTTAGTTGGTCAAGCTGATGGTTCACATGACTCTTTGCAAGAGGTGCCAAATTCTGTGTGCACTTGCAGTGAAAGGAGAAAAGTGCAGTGGACGGATGCATCTGGACTGGAGCTTGTTGAGATAAGAGAATTTGAACCCAG CGATGCTGACTCATCAGATGATGAATTTGGACACGGAGTTGACAGGTCATGTGAATGTATTATTCAGTAG